A window of the Labrus mixtus chromosome 8, fLabMix1.1, whole genome shotgun sequence genome harbors these coding sequences:
- the ackr4a gene encoding atypical chemokine receptor 4, with product MTMEVSEDFDYYDHENISFNFSYEDYPALCRKGDIRSFAGIFLPIMYTVCLVVGVAGNALVVGVYAYHKHLKTMTDTFLTHLAVADLLLLFTLPFWAVDAARGWDLGEVVCKIVSACYTVNFTCCMLLLACISLDRYFALARAQGNDQRGRLERMFSRRHCWKVCLVVWMTAVFLGLPDLILSEVRWSSGRSICLAVYPPSMAGGGKAAVEMVEVMLGFLLPLTIMMICYCRVGWALKDLPVESRGKKWKALRVLLIVVGMFVVTQLPYNVLKAYRAMDSVYILVTHCGTSKVLDQAAQVTESLALTHCCLNPILYAFMGSSFRQHMMKVAKKIGERRRKRRKENPKVEEGVEMSFNSHSASQETNTFSI from the coding sequence ATGACAATGGAAGTCTCGGAGGACTTTGACTACTATGACCACGAAAACATCAGTTTCAACTTCAGCTATGAAGACTACCCCGCCCTCTGTAGGAAGGGTGACATCCGTTCCTTTGCCGGCATCTTTCTCCCCATcatgtacactgtgtgtctggTGGTTGGCGTGGCAGGAAACGCTTTAGTCGTTGGCGTCTACGCCTACCACAAACACCTCAAGACTATGACAGACACCTTCCTGACCCACTTGGCTGTGGCTGACCTGCTACTGCTCTTCACACTGCCATTCTGGGCTGTTGATGCGGCAAGGGGCTGGGATCTGGGCGAGGTCGTTTGTAAGATTGTGTCTGCCTGCTACACAGTCAACTTCACCTGCtgcatgctgctgctggctTGCATTAGCCTGGATCGCTACTTCGCATTAGCTAGAGCGCAAGGGAATGACCAAAGAGGGCGGCTGGAGAGGATGTTCAGCAGGAGACACTGCTGGAAggtgtgtttggttgtttggATGACAGCTGTCTTCCTCGGTCTTCCTGATTTGATCCTCTCAGAAGTAAGATGGTCGTCCGGTAGGAGCATCTGCCTGGCTGTCTACCCTCCGTCAATGGCAGGAGGCGGGAAAGCTGCTgtggagatggtagaggtgatGCTGGGATTCCTGCTTCCACTCACCATCATGATGATCTGTTACTGCAGAGTGGGCTGGGCGCTTAAAGACCTCCCCGTTGAGAGCAGAGGAAAGAAGTGGAAAGCTCTGCGTGTTCTCCTGATAGTCGTCGGGATGTTTGTGGTCACCCAGCTTCCGTATAACGTGTTGAAGGCGTATCGAGCGATGGACTCGGTCTACATCTTAGTGACCCACTGTGGGACGAGTAAAGTGTTGGATCAGGCGGCGCAGGTGACAGAGAGCTTGGCCCTCACTCACTGCTGCCTCAACCCCATCCTCTACGCCTTCATGGGATCGTCCTTCAGGCAGCACATGATGAAAGTGGCCAAGAAAattggagagaggaggaggaagaggaggaaggaaaatcCTAAAGTGGAGGAAGGAGTGGAGATGTCATTTAACTCCCATAGCGCATCCCAAGAGACAAACACCTTCTCAATATGA
- the lrrcc1 gene encoding transcription factor E2F5 isoform X2, whose protein sequence is MFLQGATAKKKMECETTETVRSTPSRHEKSLGLLTMKFVSLLQEAKDGVLDLKVAADSLAVRQKRRIYDITNVLEGVGLIEKKNKNIIQWRGENSGSQTQEVQEQVKVLKGQISELDAQEKELDNQKAWLEENIKQLNHEPLTSTYPFYDNWDQTEIFFLVLI, encoded by the exons ATGTTTCTTCAAGGAGCTACGGCAAA AAAGAAGATGGAGTGTGAGACGACGGAGACTGTACGCTCAACACCGAGTCGCCATGAGAAAAGTTTGGGTCTCCTGACAATGAAGTTCGTCAGTCTGCTTCAAGAAGCGAAGGATGGCGTCCTTGATTTGAAAGTG GCTGCAGACAGCTTAGCAGTGAGGCAGAAAAGGAGGATATACGACATCACCAACGTGCTGGAAGGAGTGGGGttgattgaaaagaaaaacaagaacataatCCAGTGGAG GGGAGAGAACTCAGGCAGCCAAACTCAGGAGGTGCAGGAGCAGGTGAAGGTTTTGAAGGGCCAAATTTCTGAGCTGGATGCCCAAGAGAAAGAACTCGACAACCAGAAGGCATGGCTGGAGGAGAACATCAAGCAACTGAACCACGAGCCCCTCACTAGTACATATCCTTTTTATGACAACTGGGATCaaacagagattttttttcttgtattaaTTTAA
- the LOC132979361 gene encoding transcription factor E2F5-like, with protein sequence MGHSGQKKYQVNLRSHSAPIQVMLINKDSDSAVPVVFSVPPTDDICPMPTPPSTPASLQRFPLTSSQYSTSNTTSSYCSQDSLCSDHQMVLPEHDEVLTPSSSPPDVQMECHSRSSIIFEQHQLDLEDPDFQPVLEVSSLLKLSAAGDHMKDDREGAVDLIDELMSTDGMYYNFNLDDNEGVCDLFDVQILDY encoded by the exons ATG GGTCATAGTGGTCAGAAGAAGTACCAGGTGAACCTTCGCAGTCACTCGGCTCCGATCCAGGTCATGCTCATCAACAAAGATTCAGACTCTGCAGTACCTGTGGTCTTCTCTGTGCCCCCCACTGACGACATCTGTCCAATGCCAACTCCACCCAGTACCCCCGCCAGCCTGCAAAGGTTCCCTCTCACCTCATCACAGTACTCTACCTCCAACACCACCTCTTCCTACTGCAGCCAGGACTCTCTCTGCTCAGACCACCAGATGGTGCTGCCAGAACACGATGAAGTGTTGACGCCATCGTCCAGCCCTCCAGATGTACAGATGG AGTGTCACAGTCGGTCATCAATCATATTTGAGCAGCATCAGCTGGACCTGGAGGACCCGGATTTCCAACCTGTTCTGGAAGTGAGCAGCCTGCTGAAGCTTAGCGCTGCCGGAGACCACATGAAGGATGACAGAGAAG GAGCTGTTGACCTGATTGATGAGCTAATGTCTACTGATG GTATGTACTACAACTTCAACCTGGATGACAACGAGGGAGTGTGTGACCTTTTTGATGTGCAGATCCTCGATTACTGA
- the LOC132979363 gene encoding transcription factor HES-7-like, with amino-acid sequence MNRTVLLVVLCLQVFLLISDFTSTDAETLRTDAEQNPDPVERGHKRNDRFGKRRRFWGQCRRDGTCVRPGAENLAAMPPPPPPPRPEFRSAEWMDGMEGRVQHISRKSRPSSNCSWRPGGCSSLRVGDQGVPAPVFTTPPPPPPYEEDFMPQPMW; translated from the exons ATGAACAGAACTGTGCTGCTGGTCGTGTTGTGTCTGCAGGTTTTCCTGCTCATCTCAGACTTCACTTCTACTGatgcagaaacactgaggactgATGCTGAACAGAATCCTGATCCG gtggagagaggacATAAGCGCAATGACAGATTTGGAAAGAGACGCAGATTTTGGGGTCAGTGCAGGAGAGACGGTACATGTGTAAGGCCAGGAGCAGAAAATCTGGCTGCtatgcctcctcctcctccgcctcccaG ACCAGAGTTCAGGTCtgctgaatggatggatgga atggaGGGAAGAGTACAACACATCAGCAGAAAATCCAGACCCTCATCTAACTGTAGCTGGAGACCAGGAGGGTGTTCATCTTTAAGGGTTGGGGATCAAGGGGTGCCAGCACCTGTGTTTActactcctccccctcctccaccttatGA AGAAGACTTCATGCCACAGCCGATGTGGTAG